One window from the genome of Pedobacter schmidteae encodes:
- a CDS encoding nucleoside deaminase, translating to MSFYNFSEEENPAAEDEHYMRLALQEAQKAYQAEEIPIGAIVVCKGRIVGRGYNLTEQLNDVTAHAEMQAFTAAAQTLGGKYLKDCTLYVTIEPCVMCAGASYWTQIGRLVYGAPEPKRGFTTKNSQLLHPKTILTSGILAQECGALMKKFFENKRG from the coding sequence ATGAGCTTTTATAATTTTTCAGAAGAAGAGAACCCTGCGGCAGAGGATGAACATTACATGCGTTTGGCTTTGCAGGAGGCACAAAAAGCATATCAGGCGGAGGAGATCCCGATAGGGGCAATTGTGGTTTGCAAAGGTCGCATTGTTGGAAGGGGATATAATTTAACGGAACAGTTGAATGATGTAACCGCCCACGCCGAAATGCAGGCATTTACTGCAGCAGCCCAAACCCTGGGTGGAAAGTATTTGAAAGATTGTACCTTATATGTGACTATAGAGCCATGTGTAATGTGTGCCGGTGCAAGTTACTGGACACAAATTGGCAGGCTGGTATATGGAGCACCGGAGCCTAAGCGTGGATTTACTACAAAAAACAGTCAGCTATTGCACCCTAAAACCATTTTAACGAGTGGGATATTGGCACAGGAATGCGGTGCTTTGATGAAAAAATTCTTCGAAAATAAAAGGGGCTAA
- a CDS encoding superoxide dismutase, which produces MAFELPALPYATDALEPHIDKQTMEIHHGKHHQAYVTNLNKALEGKPEASQSIEEIVKNISKFPVAVRNNGGGHYNHSLFWEVIGPNKGGEPTGELADAINAAFGSFADFKTKFAEAGATRFGSGWAWLSVGADKKLVVSSTPNQDNPLMDIAEVKGTPILGMDVWEHAYYLKYQNRRPDYIAAFWSVVNWDAVAERFKKA; this is translated from the coding sequence ATGGCTTTTGAATTACCTGCGTTACCATACGCAACAGATGCACTAGAACCGCATATCGATAAACAAACTATGGAAATCCACCATGGTAAACACCACCAGGCTTACGTTACCAACCTAAATAAAGCTTTAGAAGGCAAGCCAGAGGCTAGCCAAAGCATCGAAGAGATCGTTAAAAATATCTCTAAATTTCCTGTTGCTGTAAGAAACAATGGTGGTGGTCATTATAACCACTCTTTGTTTTGGGAAGTTATTGGCCCAAATAAAGGTGGCGAGCCTACAGGTGAGCTGGCTGATGCGATCAATGCAGCTTTTGGTTCTTTTGCCGATTTCAAAACAAAATTTGCTGAAGCAGGTGCAACCCGTTTTGGTTCGGGATGGGCTTGGTTAAGCGTTGGTGCTGACAAAAAATTAGTAGTTTCTTCTACTCCTAATCAGGATAATCCATTAATGGATATCGCTGAAGTAAAAGGTACGCCAATTTTAGGTATGGATGTATGGGAGCATGCTTACTACCTGAAATATCAAAACAGACGTCCTGATTATATCGCTGCTTTCTGGAGCGTTGTAAACTGGGATGCTGTAGCTGAGCGTTTCAAAAAAGCGTAA